The genomic segment CAGCAGGGGTTCACCACCCACATCCTGCACGGCGCCGAACTGGCGGAATTAAGTCCCGAGGGCCTATGGCTCCTGGTTACCTCCACCCACGGCGCCGGCGAGCTGCCAGAGAATCTTCAGCCGCTGCTGGAAGCGTTGACGGCGCAAGCGCCCTCACTCGCCGAGGTCACCTATGGCGCAATCGGCATCGGCAGCAGCGAATACGATATGTTCTGCGGCGCGATCAACACCTTGGATCGCCAGCTTAC from the Candidatus Sodalis pierantonius str. SOPE genome contains:
- the mioC gene encoding FMN-binding protein MioC gives rise to the protein MADVTIISGSTLGSSEYVAEHVAGILEQQGFTTHILHGAELAELSPEGLWLLVTSTHGAGELPENLQPLLEALTAQAPSLAEVTYGAIGIGSSEYDMFCGAINTLDRQLTTLGAKRIGEVLKIDITQHEIPEDPAEAWVTEWITQIKARR